ACGTTGGCCAGCGAAATCTCCGCCTCGATGTCGGTCACGCCGCGCACTCCGCGCACGAGAAATCGCGCATTCACCTGGCGCGCGAGCTCCACCACCAAGCCGTCCGTTTGCGCCACCTCCACGTTTTCCAGTTGGCAGCTGCACTCGTGCAGCAGTGAGACTCGCTCCACCGGCGTGAGCAGCGATCGCTTTGCGGGGTTGTCCGCGACGACGACGAACAACAGGTCGAAAGTCCGCGCCGCGCGTTCCACCACGGAGAGGTGTCCGCGGGTCACGGGATCGAAGCTGCCGGCGTAGACGGCTATGCGCATGACCGAGCCTCCAGTCCAGGTTCATGGTCTTGTTGGTCCGCCGCGGGAAAGAACCGGACGACCGCCACGAGGGCCAGCGCGGCGACAAGGATCAACGCTCCGGGCTTCATGACGCGAGCTCCGGGAGCGATGCCCCCAGCAAGCCTTCCGCCATGCGCAGGGTGGACCGCGCGGCGCTGCCACGGGGGATGCAGCTCCGCGCGGTGGCAGCGAGCACGAAGTAGCCCTGTATGCTGGCGACGATGGCGGCGGCGGCCGCGACGGGATCCTCCGCGTGAAGCTCTCCCGCGGCGATGCCGGCGCGGAGGATGGTGCTCACGAGCTCCACCAGATCGCACACGGCGCGCTCGTACTCGAGCTGCACCTTCGGCTGCCGCAGCGCCTCCCCACTGAGCAAGATCCAACACGCGAGGGCCTCGGGATCCGCGGACTTGCCGAGACCCAAGTGGAAGTCGACGAAGGCCGACACCTGGTGGGCGGCGGAGCCGTCGAGCGCTGCGAGATGCTCGAGCAAGCGCTCGCGATGGCGCTGGACGACCCGCGCGAGAGCGACCAGCAAGATGTCGAGCTTGCTCTGGAAGTGGTAGTGCACGAGACCCGGCGTGAGCCCCGCGCGCTTCGCGATGTCCGCGATGGAGGCGCCGTCGTACCCGCGCTCCGCCATTACTCCGATCAGGGCGTCTGCGATCTGGGCCCGGCGGGCTTCGGTGTTGGAGGGGCGCGGCACGATCTTAACTTGGTTGGTTGACCAACCAATATATGAGGCCTGAAACAAAGGCTGTCAACTCACCAAGAAAGCCCGTTGAAATGCCAGCGCTTCTCTCACCAAGGAGGAATACCTACGGCCCTTCCCGGGTTTCTCGTCCATGCGCGGGCGAATATTTGCGGTGATCGCGGCGGTCTCGCTGCTGGTTGGCTGTGACCACACCACCAAGCACCTGGCGGAGACGTCCCTGCGCTACAGCGGTCCCAAGGTGCTCGTTCCTGGCGTGCTCGACTTGAGCTACGTGCAGAATCACGACGTCGCCTTCAATTTGCTCAGCTGGATGCCGACCACCTGGCGCGCACCGCTGTTGCTGGCCATCGGCGTGCTGGCCGTGGTGGGCCTCGTGGTCTGGCTCGCCAAACGGCGCAGCGCGCCGCCGCTACAGGCCGTCGCCGTAGCGCTGATCTTGGCCGGCGCTCTCGGCAACACGGCGGACCGCTTGCTGCGCGGCTACGTGGTGGACTTCATCCACGTGCACCGCTGGCCGGTGTTCAACGTGGCGGACATCGCGGTCGTGGTTGGAGTGATCTTGCTGCTCATCGGGCCCAAGATCACGGAGTGGCGTTCCCGCGCCGCACCAACACCCTCATGATCAAAGGCAGACACGGGCGTCATCAATGCAAGACTGCTTGCCCTTGCAACGCCGTTTGACCCTCTCGCAGGCGAGCTCGCGGTAGTCCGCGGCCTTCTCCGTGTCCTGCTTCACGCCCCAGCCATTGCGATAGGCCTCCGCCGTCTGGATGCAAGGGCTGTCGTCCTCCGTGTGATTGCACAGGGACTCCTCGAGCTGTGCGGCGAAGGGGCGCTTGCGGGACTCGGGCAGCCAGCGATACAGGTGGAAGAGCTCGTAGCAGGCGGCGCCGTAGCCCAGGCGACAGCTCCGCTCGAGCAGGTCCATACCGCGCTGCTTGGGCGTGCCACGCACGAAAGTGAGGCCGAGGCGTAGGCAGCCCGGCGCATAGTCCGCGTCGCACTGTTTTTGGCAGTCGGCAAACTCGTTCGGCGGCGCGGGGGTGTCCCAACGGGGGACGCGTCGGACCTTGCCGGGCTTGCCGCAATGCATTTGGCACATGAGGTCGCGCGGGCTGCAGCCGCAGATGGGACGGAGGTCTTGTTTGCTGCCCGCGTTGCCACAGCGGCCGGCGGGGATCTTGCTCTGCGAGACGCAGCCCTTTTCGTCGGTCCAGGTTTCCGCTGGATGACAGAACGTGTCGGGCTTGCCCCAGCGGGAGAAATCGATGTCGATGCGGGGCACGCTGCTCACCGGGGGCGAAGCGCTGGCGCTCGCCGTGGTGGGCGGCGGAAGCGGCGTGCTGACGGTAGCGGTGGCGGGCGGAGAAGGCTCGGGCTGCGCCGCCGGGGGCGCTGGCGACGTGCAGCCCGCCGCGAGGACGAGAGCGAGCGCGGCGGGCTTCATGACGCTCAGTTTAGTCGCTACGGCGCTTGCGTCACCACGAAGCTCCGACCGCAGGAGCGGGTGGCCAGGTCGAAGATGCAGATTTCGTGGTCACTCTTGCGAAGGAACAGCGCGCTGTCGTCCGCGGCAATGTTGATGTTCTTGGCCTCGAAGCCGGTCTCGATTTCGCTGGTTTGCGCGTCATCCACGTTCAGGTCGTAGAGCAGGCTCTGGAGCACGTAGGCGTGCTTCGAGTCGCTGCTGATGACGAAATTGTCGAGGGTGATCTGCGGACCTTGGATGTGGTGGAACGTGCGGCTGGTGACGTCGAACAGGCGCGCGCCCTCGCTCTCCACGTAGGCGGAGTCGACCAAGAGCACGTTGCCGTTGGGGGTGATGGCGAAGCGCGGGAGCTTGGACCCCGCTTCCGCGAACTCGTACTTCAGCGTGGCGGTGTCGATCAGCATCAGGTGATAGCGCTCGGCCGAGCTCGTGGGCGCCTGGCTCGGGTCGTCGAACAGCGAGAGATCGACGGCGTCGCGATCCAGGAACGCGACCGCGGTGGTGCCGTCCGGCGACAGGGCTACGGGGCCGAAGCCGGGTAGGTTGTGATCGAAGCCCTCCTTGCCGGGGCTCAGATCGATCACACTGATGGGATCCTTCTGGCAGGTGGTCGGCGCCAAGAGTGCCCGCGTCGCGTCGCCGCTCACCGCCAGGCGATCCGCGCAGTTGGGTACCGTGATCGTGGTCTTGGCCTGCGTCTCCAGGTTCAAGATGGTCACGCGCGTGGAGGGCGCATCGCCGTCCCACTCGTTGAGCTCCACGACGATGGCGCGCTGGTCGTCCGGAAGGATCTGCACGTCCACCAGGGCTTGCGGGAAATCGAAGCTACCGAGCTCCTTGCCCGTCTGGGCGTCGAGGATCTCCACGTCCTGCAGCTGCGCCGCCACCACGAAGCGGTCGTCCTTGGAGGACATCAGGCGCGTCTTCGCGCTGTCCGTGTCGGACACCGCGGTGTGCCACAACACTCGGCGATCGTTCACGTCTACCGCGAGGATCTCGTCGCTCGCACTGGAGCCCACGTACACCACGGGTCGCTGTTTGGAGAACGCGAGGCGCTCCGGCGAGCTCACCGGCAAGCCGCTCACCTTGCCGCTGTCGACGTCGCCCACGGCGAGGCCGTCTCCCCGGCGAAACAGGACATAGTTCCCCACCGGGGCAACCGCGATGTCCCCAAACCCCAGCGCCACACCCCCGGGTTCGTCCCCGACGCCGTGCTGATTCTCGTTGGCGCCGCCGCCTCCGCACGCGAGCAGCGCGCCGACCAGCAGGGTGAGGGCCCCCGTAAGCTCGAAACGATTAAGCATAAGCCACCTCCACGGGTAGCTACAGCAAGCGTCGTGCCGAGCGATTCGCGCAGGGGTTCGCAGTGCGCGGGCGCAGGACCGCGGCAGTCCGGTCAGCGGGTGTTGCTCGGGCGCACACTCTGGACGACCAGGAATGGACCGGCGCGCCCGACGAGCTGGGTCCGTCCCAAGTAGTCGCGCATCTCGACGTGCTTGTCCTCACCGACCCAGGTGCGCAAGAGCCCTGGGATTTCCAGCGCGTGCCAGCGGGGCTGGTCGAACAGTGCGCGGAACACGTCCGCGAGCGTCCCTCCGCCCGACGGGAGCGCCTTGCCGTCCATGGCGTCGTGCAGTGCCTTGCCCTGTTGAAATGAAAGCGACGGACCGCGCTTTCGGATCTCGCCGAGCTTTCCGAAAGACACGACGTCGCCGTCCGCCAACGCCGCGTGCACCTGGTCCACGAATGCTTGCAGTGCCGACGCTTCGACCACCTCCGAGGCGGGGATCACCACGTCGGGCACGTTCTCGTGGTCCTTCGCCGGCTTCCACGGGTCCTTCGCCTCACGCTCGGCCGCGGTGAGCCAAGCTTCGATCCAAGCGTCGAAGGTGAGCCCATCTTCCGGACGCAAACCGCAGCGGTTCGCGCGATCGTCCACCCAGATCTTGCCGCGCTCCGCGCCCGCCGTGACCAGCAGCGCGAGGATGCCGCAGCCGAGATCCGACACGGGCATCGCTCCCGGAAGCTTCCCAGCGTGCTTGTCGACCTCCGCGGTGTACGGGAAGTCCTTTCCCAGCGGGCCGAAGCGCCGCTTCCAGGGTTTCGGACCACCGCCATTGTCCAGCATGCCGGGGGTGAACAGCCCGTTGCCCGGTCCCGCGCCGCTCGCGCCCACCTCCAGGAGCCAGCGTCGGTATTGCTCCGGAAGCGCGCCGCCATGGCTCTTCTCGAACTTCCGCACCTCGTCTTCCGACCAAGGCTCCGCCAGCTGCCATTTGTGGTGCGCTGCTCCGAACACGCTCATGGCGTTCGCGAGCTTCTCGATGCGCTGCTTCATGCGTCG
This region of Polyangiaceae bacterium genomic DNA includes:
- a CDS encoding sel1 repeat family protein → MKPAALALVLAAGCTSPAPPAAQPEPSPPATATVSTPLPPPTTASASASPPVSSVPRIDIDFSRWGKPDTFCHPAETWTDEKGCVSQSKIPAGRCGNAGSKQDLRPICGCSPRDLMCQMHCGKPGKVRRVPRWDTPAPPNEFADCQKQCDADYAPGCLRLGLTFVRGTPKQRGMDLLERSCRLGYGAACYELFHLYRWLPESRKRPFAAQLEESLCNHTEDDSPCIQTAEAYRNGWGVKQDTEKAADYRELACERVKRRCKGKQSCIDDARVCL
- a CDS encoding TetR family transcriptional regulator; this translates as MPRPSNTEARRAQIADALIGVMAERGYDGASIADIAKRAGLTPGLVHYHFQSKLDILLVALARVVQRHRERLLEHLAALDGSAAHQVSAFVDFHLGLGKSADPEALACWILLSGEALRQPKVQLEYERAVCDLVELVSTILRAGIAAGELHAEDPVAAAAAIVASIQGYFVLAATARSCIPRGSAARSTLRMAEGLLGASLPELAS
- a CDS encoding WD40 repeat domain-containing protein codes for the protein MLNRFELTGALTLLVGALLACGGGGANENQHGVGDEPGGVALGFGDIAVAPVGNYVLFRRGDGLAVGDVDSGKVSGLPVSSPERLAFSKQRPVVYVGSSASDEILAVDVNDRRVLWHTAVSDTDSAKTRLMSSKDDRFVVAAQLQDVEILDAQTGKELGSFDFPQALVDVQILPDDQRAIVVELNEWDGDAPSTRVTILNLETQAKTTITVPNCADRLAVSGDATRALLAPTTCQKDPISVIDLSPGKEGFDHNLPGFGPVALSPDGTTAVAFLDRDAVDLSLFDDPSQAPTSSAERYHLMLIDTATLKYEFAEAGSKLPRFAITPNGNVLLVDSAYVESEGARLFDVTSRTFHHIQGPQITLDNFVISSDSKHAYVLQSLLYDLNVDDAQTSEIETGFEAKNINIAADDSALFLRKSDHEICIFDLATRSCGRSFVVTQAP
- the coaD gene encoding pantetheine-phosphate adenylyltransferase, translated to MRIAVYAGSFDPVTRGHLSVVERAARTFDLLFVVVADNPAKRSLLTPVERVSLLHECSCQLENVEVAQTDGLVVELARQVNARFLVRGVRGVTDIEAEISLANVNHQLAPEITTFFVPADPALSEVSSSRLKQLAEAGADLSELCTPNVARALSAKLARRGSLGAL
- the lspA gene encoding signal peptidase II codes for the protein MRGRIFAVIAAVSLLVGCDHTTKHLAETSLRYSGPKVLVPGVLDLSYVQNHDVAFNLLSWMPTTWRAPLLLAIGVLAVVGLVVWLAKRRSAPPLQAVAVALILAGALGNTADRLLRGYVVDFIHVHRWPVFNVADIAVVVGVILLLIGPKITEWRSRAAPTPS